In Streptomyces sp. SN-593, a single genomic region encodes these proteins:
- a CDS encoding DUF5063 domain-containing protein produces the protein MPVPQEPDEFAVQIGDQIESFILSVREVAKGDDPDSAVPYLLLEVSQLLLAGGRLGAHEDIVPDERYEPDAGPEPDEDDLRQRLATLLEPIDVYSEVFDPYVPRSTPVACRISDDLADVVANLAHGLTHFRAGRVSEALWWWQFSYLSSWGMTASASLRALQSLVAHVRQDSPLDELDGLDTGGDEDEEQLAREAGRVMEAELGTMGLRRRGGR, from the coding sequence GTGCCGGTGCCGCAGGAGCCGGACGAGTTCGCCGTGCAGATCGGCGACCAGATCGAGAGCTTCATCCTCTCGGTCCGCGAGGTCGCCAAGGGCGACGACCCGGACAGCGCGGTGCCCTACCTGCTGCTGGAGGTCTCACAACTGCTGCTGGCCGGCGGCCGGCTCGGCGCGCACGAGGACATCGTGCCGGACGAGCGGTACGAACCGGACGCCGGACCGGAGCCCGACGAGGACGACCTGCGGCAGCGGCTGGCCACGCTGCTGGAGCCGATCGACGTGTACTCGGAGGTCTTCGACCCGTACGTCCCGAGGTCGACGCCGGTGGCCTGCCGGATCTCCGACGACCTCGCCGACGTGGTGGCGAACCTGGCCCACGGCCTGACCCACTTCCGGGCCGGCCGGGTGTCGGAGGCGCTGTGGTGGTGGCAGTTCTCCTACCTGTCGAGCTGGGGGATGACGGCGAGCGCGTCGCTGCGGGCCCTCCAGTCGCTGGTGGCACACGTGCGGCAGGACAGCCCGCTGGACGAGCTGGACGGACTGGACACGGGCGGTGACGAGGACGAGGAGCAGCTGGCGCGCGAGGCGGGCCGGGTGATGGAGGCGGAGCTGGGCACGATGGGGTTGCGCCGCCGCGGCGGCCGCTGA
- a CDS encoding aspartate kinase, whose protein sequence is MGLVVQKYGGSSVADAEGIKRVARRIVDTKKAGHRVVVVVSAMGDTTDELIDLAEQISPIPSGREFDMLLTAGERISMALLAMAIKNLGHEAQSFTGSQAGVITDSVHNKARIIDVTPGRIRTALDEGNIAIVAGFQGVSQDKKDITTLGRGGSDTTAVALAAALDAEVCEIYTDVDGVFTADPRVVKTARKMDWIAFEDMLELASSGSKVLLHRCVEYARRYNIPIHVRSSFSGLPGTWVSNEPPQGDRPVEQAIISGVSHDTTEAKITVVGVPDKPGEAATIFRAIADAEINIDMVVQNVSAAATGLTDISFTLPKAEGHKAIEALTKAQTVIAFDSLRYDDQIGKLSLVGAGMKTNPGVTATFFEALSNAGVNIELISTSEIRISVVTRIDDVKPAVQAVHSAFGLDSDSDEAVVYGGTGR, encoded by the coding sequence GTGGGCCTTGTCGTGCAGAAGTACGGCGGCTCCTCAGTCGCCGATGCCGAAGGCATCAAGCGGGTCGCCCGCCGCATCGTGGACACCAAGAAGGCCGGCCACCGCGTGGTCGTCGTGGTGTCGGCGATGGGCGACACGACGGACGAACTGATCGATCTGGCCGAGCAGATCTCGCCGATCCCGTCCGGCCGCGAGTTCGACATGCTGCTGACCGCCGGCGAGCGCATCTCGATGGCGCTGCTGGCGATGGCGATCAAGAACCTCGGCCACGAGGCGCAGTCCTTCACCGGCAGCCAGGCGGGCGTGATCACCGACTCGGTGCACAACAAGGCGCGGATCATCGATGTGACGCCGGGCCGGATCAGGACCGCGCTCGACGAGGGCAACATCGCGATCGTGGCCGGCTTCCAGGGCGTCTCGCAGGACAAGAAGGACATCACCACGCTGGGGCGCGGCGGCTCCGACACCACCGCGGTGGCGCTGGCCGCGGCCCTGGACGCCGAGGTGTGCGAGATCTACACGGACGTCGACGGGGTGTTCACCGCCGACCCGCGGGTGGTGAAGACGGCCCGCAAGATGGACTGGATCGCCTTCGAGGACATGCTGGAGCTGGCCAGCTCCGGTTCGAAGGTGCTGCTGCACCGCTGCGTGGAGTACGCCCGCCGCTACAACATCCCGATCCACGTCCGTTCCTCGTTCTCCGGGCTTCCGGGCACCTGGGTCAGCAACGAACCACCCCAAGGAGACAGGCCAGTGGAGCAGGCGATCATCTCCGGCGTTTCCCACGACACGACCGAGGCGAAGATCACCGTCGTCGGCGTTCCGGACAAGCCGGGCGAGGCGGCGACGATCTTCCGGGCGATCGCGGACGCCGAGATCAACATCGACATGGTGGTGCAGAACGTGTCGGCCGCGGCCACCGGCCTCACCGACATCTCCTTCACCCTGCCGAAGGCCGAGGGGCACAAGGCGATCGAGGCGCTCACCAAGGCGCAGACGGTGATCGCCTTCGACTCCCTGCGCTACGACGACCAGATCGGCAAGCTGTCGCTGGTCGGCGCCGGGATGAAGACCAACCCGGGCGTGACGGCGACCTTCTTCGAGGCGCTGTCGAACGCCGGGGTGAACATCGAGCTGATCTCGACCTCGGAGATCCGGATCTCCGTGGTCACCCGGATCGACGACGTGAAGCCGGCGGTGCAGGCGGTGCACTCGGCGTTCGGGCTCGACAGCGACAGCGACGAGGCGGTCGTGTACGGCGGTACCGGCCGCTAG
- the recR gene encoding recombination mediator RecR gives MYEGVVQDLIDELGRLPGVGPKSAQRIAFHILQADPADVRRLAHALSEVKAKVRFCAVCGNVAQEERCRVCSDPRRDPAVICVVEEPKDVVAVERTREFRGRYHVLGGAISPIEGVGPDDLRIRELLARLADGTVTELILATDPNLEGEATATYLARMVKPMGLRVTRLASGLPVGGDLEYADEVTLGRAFEGRRLLDV, from the coding sequence GTGTACGAAGGCGTGGTGCAGGACCTGATCGACGAGCTGGGCAGGCTGCCTGGCGTGGGTCCCAAGAGTGCGCAGCGGATCGCCTTCCACATCCTGCAGGCCGACCCGGCCGACGTGCGCCGCCTGGCGCACGCGCTGTCCGAGGTGAAGGCGAAGGTGCGGTTCTGCGCGGTGTGCGGGAACGTCGCGCAGGAGGAGCGGTGCCGGGTGTGCAGTGACCCGCGGCGCGACCCGGCGGTGATCTGCGTGGTCGAGGAGCCCAAGGACGTGGTGGCGGTCGAGCGCACCCGGGAGTTCCGCGGGCGGTACCACGTGCTGGGCGGCGCGATCAGCCCGATCGAGGGCGTCGGCCCCGACGACCTGCGGATACGGGAACTGCTCGCCCGCCTCGCCGACGGCACCGTCACCGAGCTGATCCTGGCCACCGACCCGAACCTCGAGGGCGAGGCGACGGCGACGTATCTGGCCCGCATGGTGAAACCCATGGGTTTGCGCGTCACGAGACTGGCCAGTGGGCTTCCTGTGGGCGGCGACCTGGAGTACGCGGACGAGGTCACGCTGGGGCGGGCCTTCGAAGGAAGGCGGTTGCTGGATGTCTGA
- a CDS encoding YbaB/EbfC family nucleoid-associated protein, giving the protein MIPGGGQPNMQALLQQAQKMQQDLAAAQQELAETTVEGTAGGGLVRATVTGAGDLRGLVIDPKAVDPDDTETLADLVVAAVHHANESAQKLQQDKLGPLAQGLGGMPGLPF; this is encoded by the coding sequence GTGATCCCCGGTGGTGGTCAGCCGAACATGCAGGCACTGCTCCAGCAGGCGCAGAAGATGCAGCAGGATCTCGCGGCGGCCCAGCAGGAGCTGGCCGAGACGACGGTGGAGGGCACGGCGGGCGGCGGCCTGGTGCGGGCGACGGTGACGGGGGCGGGCGATCTGCGCGGACTGGTCATCGACCCGAAGGCGGTCGACCCCGACGACACCGAGACCCTCGCCGACCTGGTGGTGGCCGCGGTGCACCACGCGAACGAGTCGGCGCAGAAGCTCCAGCAGGACAAGCTCGGCCCGCTCGCGCAGGGGCTGGGCGGGATGCCCGGGCTGCCGTTCTGA